In Montipora foliosa isolate CH-2021 chromosome 13, ASM3666993v2, whole genome shotgun sequence, one DNA window encodes the following:
- the LOC137981569 gene encoding uncharacterized protein — MANMVMEDLKERALATLTSQPLFWKRFVDDVSTTMKFDSTQTFLEHLNSIEPCIKFTVERESEGKIAFLDTMVHHQEDGRLTTTVYRKPTHTDRFRSFSSHHPSMHKRAVVKSLMDRAERIPTTKSDQSKEKQRVISTLQSNGYPKRFILDASKPKPPSKDTINTAESGRGYSTIPYVSGTSKPIKRVLENHGIKVAFKPYQTMSQMFAKPKDQIDKEETRGPVYDIPCADCSKSYVGETQRKFSTRKGEHQKTVARTQCKKNSTCRPRD, encoded by the coding sequence ATGGCAAATATGGTCATGGAAGACCTTAAAGAAAGAGCACTAGCTACTCTCACCAGTCAACCTCTGTTTTGGAAAAGATTTGTGGACGATGTGAGTACAACCATGAAATTTGATAGTACTCAGACTTTTCTCGAACATCTGAATTCAATTGAACCCTGCATTAAGTTCACGGTTGAACGCGAAAGCGAGGGAAAAATTGCCTTCCTTGACACTATGGTTCACCACCAGGAAGACGGAAGATTAACTACCACTGTTTACCGGAAACCTACTCACACTGATCGTTTTCGGTCTTTTTCATCGCACCATCCTAGTATGCACAAGCGAGCTGTGGTTAAATCATTGATGGATCGGGCCGAAAGAATCCCCACAACAAAATCTGATCAAAGTAAGGAAAAGCAACGAGTAATATCGACATTACAGTCCAATGGATACCCCAAGCGCTTTATTTTGGATGCCAGCAAGCCTAAACCACCGTCGAAGGACACAATCAACACTGCAGAATCTGGGCGGGGCTATAGCACAATTCCATACGTTAGCGGGACCTCTAAGCCAATAAAGAGAGTTTTGGAAAACCACGGCATCAAAGTGGCATTCAAGCCCTATCAAACAATGAGCCAGATGTTTGCCAAACCGAAAGACCAAATAGACAAAGAAGAAACTCGTGGCCCTGTTTATGACATTCCTTGCGCTGATTGTAGCAAGAGCTACGTCGGCGAAACGCAAAGAAAATTCTCAACAAGAAAAGGCGAGCACCAGAAGACTGTCGCACGGACACAATGCAAAAAAAACAGCACTTGCAGACCACGTGACTAA
- the LOC137982460 gene encoding microfibril-associated glycoprotein 4-like has translation MRLWLLLLHGSVAYAITRIIDPDFEGVNFARALIGKKLNGSVFRVMSTVDYEVFCQVECVKDIRCLSYNFGTTNQTGNFICELSNSDRFTSHVNLMEDEKWLYRGLQSDCETENSHCGDKGICVPDYAGENWKCKCSPGYAGIPCEPKSCFHLLQSGINSSGMYNINPDGIKPMTVWCDMTTDGGGWTVFQRRMDGSVDFYRGWAEYKFGFGNLNGEFWLGNDNLHRITAAGNMTLRVDLEDFDGNITFAEYSLFKVADSADKYRLWIGVYNGTANDSLTYHNGMQFSTKDQDNDLEAYSCAELYKGAWWYGRCHHSNLNGQYLGGPHISFADGVNWKLFRGYYYSLKRSEMKLKPKESASIYGNY, from the exons ATGCGTCTTTGGTTGTTGTTGCTCCACGGCAGTGTTGCCTACGCCATCACTCGCATCATTGATCCAGACTTTGAAGGCGTTAACTTCGCTAGAGCTCTAATTGGAAAAAAACTCAATGGCAGTGTATTTCGAGTAATGTCGACAGTGGATTATGAGGTCTTTTGTCAAGTAGAGTGTGTTAAAGATATCCGTTGTTTGTCTTACAATTTCGGTACCACAAACCAAACAGGCAACTTCATATGTGAGTTGAGCAACTCTGATCGATTTACAAGTCATGTTAATTTGATGGAAGATGAAAAATGGCTGTACAGAGGTTTACAG AGTGACTGTGAAACGGAAAACTCTCACTGTGGCGACAAAGGTATTTGCGTCCCAGACTATGCTGGAGAAAACTGGAAATGCAAATGCAGTCCTGGATACGCGGGTATACCATGTG AACCGAAAAGCTGTTTTCATCTTCTTCAAAGCGGCATTAATTCCAGTGGCATGTACAACATCAACCCCGATGGCATTAAACCAATGACGGTGTGGTGTGACATGACCACTGACGGAGGGGGCTGGACCGTTTTCCAACGACGGATGGACGGCTCTGTTGATTTTTATCGTGGATGGGCAGAGTACAAATTTGGATTTGGAAATCTAAACGGCGAGTTTTGGCTCGGGAATGACAACCTTCATCGCATAACTGCCGCTGGAAACATGACACTGAGAGTTGACTTGGAAGATTTTGATGGGAACATTACATTCGCGGAATACTCGCTTTTTAAGGTGGCTGATAGTGCAGATAAATATCGGCTTTGGATTGGTGTATACAACGGTACAGCCAACGATTCATTGACATACCACAA CGGTATGCAGTTTTCCACCAAAGATCAAGATAATGATCTCGAAGCTTACTCTTGTGCAGAATTGTACAAAGGCGCGTGGTGGTATGGAAGATGCCATCACTCAAATCTCAACGGACAGTACCTTGGCGGACCACATATATCTTTTGCTGATGGGGTCAACTGGAAGCTCTTCAGAGGTTATTATTACTCCTTAAAACGTTCTGAAATGAAACTAAAACCTAAAGAGTCAGCGTCAATCTATGGAAACTATTGA